Proteins encoded by one window of Collimonas fungivorans:
- a CDS encoding type VI lipase adapter Tla3 domain-containing protein yields the protein MRPRIWPYAAGFLLVAIIWTIYVMVGNYNHWQATGQETSYMGSSIRNGVLAALGIAILAYGGGLAWMHRSSNASADSSSPKQAASAAVASSLPGAQAMLAQTGKKFALEVRGMGVVVADKADEEIWQAIEEKADNYASYASRNPEDYTNSAGQRLSDLGVSTGLSFKEGARHAVDQWPLPVIIWYPPKAKRASRPAGDLAGLRQQASLGVTLLLWQEDANTDDGAAMIEKLFAFFDTHPDVPAALLFSTDGSMTRSLVETPGNVDTPKEGHVIPAMPDSVGAFLVSRSDRVDKLIRPFAVTQTANINKTNTEYDVVKLWNFFWKKNDDQGPDSFEAQFRKEEKAAGVTSPSAGAMSSSWWQSQLPELWQTIGNQGPGEFKPTPYIPVRWTDWQLKQFDSAPLLGYLHRPVDVKLTDDHGQPLKTALQAEALKAGWEQAVAVLPDNKEPKRLFYDTTGSKQWVIPLNQALAQVGTSAPHPDEVKEGYDIGARIGNTGTSSPMVQIGLGLIASYQQGGASATVNRRPNGMASIVMVSPPDEATKAAWAQNHGSVSPFK from the coding sequence ATGAGGCCGCGTATTTGGCCATATGCTGCTGGATTCTTGCTGGTGGCGATCATCTGGACCATCTATGTGATGGTTGGGAATTATAATCATTGGCAAGCAACAGGACAGGAGACGTCGTATATGGGAAGCAGTATTCGAAATGGTGTATTGGCTGCGCTCGGCATTGCCATCCTTGCATACGGTGGGGGTTTGGCGTGGATGCATCGGTCGTCGAATGCCTCCGCGGATTCGTCTTCGCCAAAACAGGCTGCTTCCGCTGCAGTGGCGTCGAGTCTGCCCGGCGCCCAGGCGATGCTTGCGCAAACGGGAAAGAAGTTTGCGCTGGAAGTACGGGGAATGGGAGTTGTCGTTGCCGATAAAGCCGACGAGGAAATCTGGCAGGCTATTGAAGAAAAGGCCGACAATTACGCAAGCTATGCATCCCGGAACCCAGAAGATTACACGAATAGCGCAGGTCAACGCTTGTCCGATTTAGGTGTTTCAACAGGCCTGTCGTTCAAAGAAGGCGCACGCCATGCAGTCGATCAGTGGCCGCTGCCTGTCATTATTTGGTATCCGCCGAAGGCAAAAAGAGCTTCCCGGCCAGCGGGAGACCTGGCGGGATTACGCCAACAGGCGAGCCTGGGTGTGACCTTGCTGTTGTGGCAGGAAGATGCCAATACTGATGACGGCGCTGCCATGATCGAAAAGCTGTTTGCATTTTTCGATACCCATCCGGATGTGCCGGCGGCGCTGCTATTTAGCACCGACGGTTCAATGACGCGCTCGCTGGTTGAGACTCCAGGCAACGTGGATACTCCGAAGGAAGGGCACGTTATTCCAGCCATGCCGGACAGTGTCGGCGCGTTTCTGGTGTCGCGTTCGGATCGTGTAGACAAATTGATCCGGCCGTTTGCCGTCACGCAGACGGCCAATATCAATAAAACCAATACCGAGTATGACGTCGTCAAGCTGTGGAATTTCTTTTGGAAAAAAAATGATGATCAAGGCCCTGACAGTTTTGAGGCCCAATTCAGAAAGGAAGAAAAAGCCGCTGGGGTTACCAGTCCTTCCGCAGGTGCGATGTCGTCCAGCTGGTGGCAGTCGCAGTTACCGGAGTTGTGGCAAACGATAGGCAACCAAGGCCCGGGCGAGTTTAAACCAACACCCTATATTCCGGTGCGCTGGACTGACTGGCAGCTCAAGCAATTCGACAGCGCGCCCTTGTTGGGCTATTTACACCGCCCGGTGGATGTCAAGCTGACCGACGATCACGGCCAGCCACTGAAGACCGCTCTGCAGGCCGAAGCCTTGAAGGCCGGCTGGGAACAGGCCGTCGCTGTGCTCCCAGACAATAAAGAACCCAAGCGCCTTTTCTACGACACCACAGGTAGCAAGCAATGGGTGATTCCGCTGAACCAGGCACTGGCGCAAGTGGGTACTTCCGCCCCCCATCCAGACGAGGTAAAAGAGGGTTACGACATCGGCGCCCGCATCGGCAATACCGGCACAAGTTCCCCCATGGTACAGATCGGGCTGGGACTGATCGCCAGTTATCAGCAGGGCGGGGCGAGCGCGACGGTGAACCGGCGCCCGAATGGTATGGCCAGCATTGTGATGGTCAGTCCGCCGGATGAGGCGACCAAGGCCGCATGGGCGCAGAATCACGGCAGCGTGAGCCCGTTCAAATGA